A single genomic interval of Symphalangus syndactylus isolate Jambi chromosome 18, NHGRI_mSymSyn1-v2.1_pri, whole genome shotgun sequence harbors:
- the LOC129467455 gene encoding atherin-like produces the protein MDSETKLPGFDSITYQLVTLGKLLTLSVPVSSSLLRKCDYSTKLKNKSVLLLSAPPPPPCWVWSCTEAPAAAAAGEGGRERSPPRPGAQGAGPPRSPASPRQPPSRPAVQPVSQRASKHRTPAAPSATARASPPPPGPATACSGAHERQRHDGTDLLMGFVDHSGMCTSRAMNSMERARSRYTDD, from the exons ATGGATTCTGAAACTAAACTGCCCGGATTTGACTCTATCACTTATCAGCTGGTGACTTTGGGAAAGCTACTTACCTTATCTGTgcctgtttcttcttct TTATTGAGAAAATGTGATTATTCAACCaagcttaaaaataaatctgttcTCTTGCtctccgcgccgccgccgccgccatgtTGGGTTTGGAGCTGCACTGaggcccccgccgccgccgccgcgggtgAGGGAGGCCGAGAGCGGAGCCCGCCCCGCCCCGGGGCCCAGGGAGCGGGGCCGCCTCGGAGCCCGGCCTCTCCCCGCCAGCCGCCTTCCCGGCCCGCCGTGCAGCCAGTGAGCCAGCGAGCGAGCAAGCACCGGACTCCGGCCGCACCTTCAGCTACGGCCCGAGCGAGCCCGCCGCCGCCGGGCCCGGCCACAGCCTGCAGCGGAGCCCACGAGAGGCAGCGCCATGACGGAACAGACCTACTC atGGGGTTTGTGGATCATTCTGGGATGTGTACATCAAGGGCTATGAACTCCATGGAGAGGGCCAGAAGCAGATACACAGATGACTGA